A section of the Triticum dicoccoides isolate Atlit2015 ecotype Zavitan chromosome 7A, WEW_v2.0, whole genome shotgun sequence genome encodes:
- the LOC119333916 gene encoding uncharacterized protein LOC119333916 — protein MDNKAAAEVLNNWSCGPSEDQLGKFGAETRHPAAGRNTTPEVPPLDCSQTSSNNLEILWDCDSSHREKDYGEGWSTDEEMIDRLWESPTKITPLSKKKKLEWQYMENFTDEFRGPDCKVSGIPKQACRHAKISGQESSSAALSIKHVLPTPLQQYKAARATNNDHKESIMDLYRGVDMLYHFMRDCDEKLENLHKKVMVLCQAVKKKVEWQYVVNFTDELPRPDCKVSGLPKQPCRQDKISGERPSSTTQSIKHVLPTPSQEYKVARATNQDQTGSIIDLYHGVDMLYHFIRDCDEKLEYLQKTVVVLGQAVANSALPPPSKDQA, from the exons ATGGATAACaaggcggcggcggaggttctgaacaACTGGTCCTGTGGCCCGAGCGAAGACCAGTTGGGCAAGTTCGGTGCGGAGACCAGACACCCAGCGGCGGGGAGGAACACGACCCCCGAG GTACCTCCCTTGGATTGTTCGCAGACTTCATCAAACAACCTTGAAATTCTATGGGACTGCGACAGCTCCCACAGGGAAAAAGATTATGGTGAGGGATGGTCCACCGACGAGGAGATGATTGATCGGCTATGGGAGTCTCCGACAAAGATAACTCCATTATCCAAGAAGAAGAAACTAGAGTGGCAATATATGGAGAACTTCACCGATGAGTTCCGAGGACCAGACTGTAAAGTGTCTGGGATACCGAAGCAAGCATGCCGGCATGCCAAAATATCAGGACAAGAATCATCTTCTGCAGCACTATCAATCAAGCATGTACTTCCAACTCCTTTGCAACAATATAAAGCAGCAAGAGCAACCAATAACGATCACAAGGAGTCCATCATGGATCTGTACCGCGGTGTGGACATGCTATACCACTTTATGAGAGATTGTGATGAGAAGCTCGAGAATCTCCATAAAAAAGTCATGGTGCTTTGCCAAGCCGTCAAGAAGAAAGTAGAGTGGCAATATGTGGTGAACTTCACTGATGAGTTGCCTAGACCAGACTGCAAAGTGTCTGGGCTACCAAAGCAACCATGCAGGCAAGACAAAATATCAGGAGAACGGCCCTCGTCTACAACACAATCTATCAAGCATGTACTTCCAACTCCTTCCCAAGAATACAAAGTAGCAAGAGCAACAAATCAAGATCAGACGGGGTCCATCATAGATCTTTACCACGGTGTGGACATGCTATACCACTTTATAAGAGATTGTGATGAGAAGCTCGAGTATCTCCAAAAAACAGTTGTGGTGCTTGGTCAAGCCGTCGCCAACTCTGCACTACCACCACCATCCAAGGATCAAGCATAA